The sequence TTGAATTACCAGTATTTGGATTAGTGAAGATACCAATACTATGACATTTTTCAAGAATACTTTCAAAGTTAAAATTATTAGGTAAGACTATTAATATAGAACCGCGTTTCCAGCTATGTGCGTTCCATAAATATTCAAAGCCGTCAATCACCTCCTTTGACAAATCGATTTCGAATTTACCTTTCGATTTAATTAATATGGGTGACGCCAATTGATATAACTCTGAAGAGACGTCTATACCATATACGATTATTTTAATGGCTGATTCAACAATCGGTCGCAAAATTGCATCATGACAAGGCATTTTACTTTTCTCATCATAGTACCATCTGATATCTTCAGGTGTTATAGATGCTTTGAAATGTTTCACTGGCTTATTTCTTTAAAATTGTTTACTCTAGTCAAGAGCTAGTTTGAAAATCATCTATTGAAAGTTTCGCTTAACAACCGGCACACGATGATGTTTTGTAACAGCGGAGTTTGTTTCGAAAACAAAATAATAGAAATACAATACATCGAAGGCAAAGATCCAAAGTATCTAGCAGTGTAACGTCAAGGCCTGCAATTAGGTTTAGTAGATTTGCTAGTTTGCAATTTTGCTTAAGTACTCTATAGCAAAATTTTCGGCCTTGGAGAATTCTCGGACTTTAAATTCGGAAAGATCTTCTCTTAATTCTCTGTATAACTTGGCGACGTTCATTATACTTTCTTTAATTGATATGAAATCATATTTTGGGACAGTCGATTTCAATTTTTCAAGGTCGCTTGCATCCAGAATAAATTCTAACTTTCTAACTCCCCGGGGAAGGCTCTTATTTTTTAAATGGAGCATGGGACCCAACACAATGCTCCTAATGAATGACAAAAAGTCAATTGCCTCAAAATACTCCCCTCTCCCTAACTTTGCGGTGGCGTAGTGAACCCAAACCCAAAATCTATCTTCAATCCATTGGAAATCGGGATTCGGCCATTTCGCTTTCGTAGTTTCAAGGATCTGTGAAAGTTCGGCGCTATTCTTATAGACAAAGAAAGGGTCCTCAACTCGATCTTTCATTTCTGTAAGTTGCACAAACTTAAAGTCTACGTGAAGAAATGGCGCTTCATATAAACAAATTAAGAGCCTACTCTCTCCTACATGTTCGCCAGTAAATGCAGATAGCAATTGGCCAAAGTTAGATGCGAAGTCCACCATTTGCTGACGCTCATAGCGGATCCCGTCTCTCAACACTATTACAAAATCGATATCTGAATATTCATCAAGATCCTTAGAAAGATACGAACCGCCGACTCCGACACCTTGAACCTCTTCTCTTTTCAAAGCGAATTCTTTCACTTTATCGATAAATTGATTTATTTTTTGCATAATGTTCGAGGTTGTTTACAGCTAGCTGCGTTGATGATGGTTGGGCGACAGTATTCGGGAAATGACTATAATAGAAGTTAGTGCAATTTTTGTCGCTTCTTCATCATGTCCAGAAGAAGTTGCATCCGTTTTTCTCTAGTTTCCGGCTTCTTTGCTGTTTCTAACCGCCAAGCAATAGCATATGTATTTGTCTTATTCAACGTTTTAAAAAAATCGTAAGCTTCCTTGTCTTTCTTAAGTATTGCTAGAAAATCAGCGGGAATTTTCATCTGACTGGGAGAATCATAAGCCTTATCCCACCTACCGTCTTTCTTTGCAGCATCAATTTCTTTGAGTCCGGATGGTTGCATTCGCTTTTCTTTAATAAGCTGGGCCACTCTTGTTCTATTACGTTTTGACCATAGACTCTTTGATCTGCGTGGAGTAAATTTTTGAAGCCATGATTTTTCATCATACGTTTTCTTTTGACCATCGATCCAACCAAAGCAAAGTGCTTCATCCAATGCCTCATCATAAGTGATCGTTGCTTCACCAAAATCTTTCTTAAAAATTCGAAGCCAAATACCTTTACTGGCAATGGCATAATTTACAGTGAGCCATTTATTCCATTGCTTTGCGGATGTAAACGATTGGATGAGGGGTTCAGTATTTTCGGTCATGGCGGTACGATGTTTTTGTGGTCGTTTTTATTTGTAGATAGCATGAGCGTTAGAACATTGCAAATAATGGTCAGAACGGAAAGTTATGCGCCGAACATTAATACAACCATCAAGATATTTTTTTGATCGTATATATTAAAGTCATCACCTTCATGTGCCATAAGGAAATAGCTTGTTCCGCAAATAAATTTCCATCGTCACTCACACTTAAAATTAAGCTATCACGAAAACTCTTTATGTATTTTGCCCAAATAGACCCTTCTTCACCTCTTAAGAGAAAGTAGAAACCTGGGTCTCCAAATCTATCGCCAGAAGCGTTTAGAATAAAGTTACCATTTGTCTTAATACTCGGTTGAAGCAATACGGTTGCACTTCCATTTGGTAACGGAAAAGTAGCCTTAACGCATTTCGCCCCGGAGTTTAACGTACAAATCTCATAGATCCCCAAATATAGAACTTGTTTATTAAATTTATTTATTCGCAACCATATTGTATATTTTGTTCTCTTTCGGTTAGGCTCTAACAATTCAATAATCTCATTGGATAAAGACTGTGAGCTTTTATCAGAGTTAGGAATATTAAACTGGTTTAGTCTGAAACTAAACAAATAATTAATAACCCAACCAAGCAATTTAAATATCGGATTCCATTTTACTTTTAAGTTTAAAGTATAACTTTCAGTATTTTCATAAAAATCAACTATTTGAGTGGGAATCAACTGAAGGTCCGTCTTATTTGGAAACAAATCTTTAAAGGATTTAAGCAAACCCCTCCTCTTTCGTGACTTATCAATTAAAAGATTTTCAGATTGTGCTAAGTTATTAATGAAATTATGACCTACAAAATCTGAAGTACCAATTGGGCCATGAAGAAATTCAAAGTCGCTATAGCTTATCTTTCTACCAAATAGAATTACCCACAGTTGTGTAAGCCAGTCTAGTTTAGATTGATCACCATTCAATATTTTCATTTATATCAAATGGCGATTTGAAAATATAACTTCATTTCCCATCCACTTTCCAACTTCCGATAAAGGCTTAAACCTTAAGGTTACGAATTCAAAATGGAAATCTTTTCTTTCTCTCTCCTTCATAGCATCAATGTGACGTTTTGGCTGAGGGATATTACTCAAACCGTTAACCATATCAGTCATCTCTTTAACGGACTTCCAAATGGTAAATGTTGAAACAGTATTGGGCAACCTTATAGACGCTAAAGCAAATATTTTGCCCGGATGATCCCGCACAAGTTTTTCAACCGGTTTACCCCAATGGATGAATCTAGGAATTTGAAAAAACTTCATTCTTGCTATCGTAACCGCTACAACAACAGAATCCGTTGCAAGCTTTTCGTTGTTCATTTCGAGATTGGAAGTTTTAAGCCCACTAAGAGACCCCCATTGCCTGACTAACTCCAACCGGGTGTGCCAACTCTTTGCAAGTATTTTCCCAAAGTTATGATTTGTTAAAAAATAATCTAATGAAGATTCATTCTCCCATTGAGCAAAGAAAGCTATTTGCCTAAATAACATCCGTCTTGGCGAAATTATTGAACTACCTAATGTCATCACCGTCATTCGTTCGTAGTGAATTATCCCATCAATGCTTCGAAGATAACTAGGACATAGAAATAGTTTTAGCCCCATAAGGAATGGGACATTTGCTAAGTGATATGAGAAAATTGGCATAAATAATTAACGCAGGTTAGTGTATAAATAGATTGTGAACAGGAAATTACTATTTATATTTCCTAAACACAAAAATTGAGTTTAATGTTTGCCGCATGACCGACCCAGGGTTGGTAACGTTTTGTGATGGTATGAGTTTGTTCTGTAAACGAAGTGAATGTGGCGAAGGCCGGAGTGAGAGTAGCGTTAGCGAGCTCGAAGCGAAGCGGAAGTGTCGATAGTTAGACGGCGTTTTGAATTAATTTCTATACCATTTAGCTCTGTAATTGTCTTTCATCTTATCTTGATGACTTCTAATTTCATTAATTGATATATTGTATTTTTCCCGATATCCGTCAATACCACCAATTCTTTGAAAAAATAATGCAGAAAAATCCATTAGCTTTTCCTTTTTAGAATCAGAAGAACTTAAATATTTATTCGTAAAAAATGTTTCAGGATTTTTTGATATCTGCAAGAGCTCAATATCCAATAGATTCGATTTTAATAAATTGCAATCTCGACAAGCGGGAACTACGTTGCCGGCTAAATGCTTTCCTGTTTTGCTTATCGGATCAAAATGGTCAAGATGAACAGTTCCATTAAAATAATCTGATTTTTCGAATAGTATACCGCAATAATAGCACCTCGGATTTTTAAGATATCCATCGGTAATATTGTAAGCAATCCAAAGAGCATTCATTCGCACGTCGTGGCGCAATTTGTACCGAATCGAACTGCCCCTTTTGAAAATATTCTCAAAAATATCAGGTTCCTGAACATACAACGATTTGATTTCGGGCCATCTGCACATCATTCGAGCCTTTGAGCTCGCATATATTTTGTTAATTCTAGATAGAAAACTATTCATTATTTATATATATTAGCGTCTCCAAGAAAGTGTTAATATTTTTATTCAAAAAGTAGATTTTCAAAATGTCGTCTAACGACCAAGGCTTGGCAACGTTTCGCGAGTCCGTAAGGACTTGGCACGAAGCTTGCTGTGCAAGATGAGTGACAAAGCGGAATTTGCCGGAGGCCGAGCGAGAGTGCAAAGCATCTCGAAGCGATGCGTCAGAGCCGATAGTTAGGCGAAGTGATAATCTTCTTATATTTGAGTAATTGCCTGTTTCACAGCTTCAAAAAAGCCGTTAATTCTTGGTTCATTTTTCTTTATACTATTGTCCTTATAATCAATTGAAAGCAAAAACTCCCCTGGCCCAGAAGGATATGACATTAAATATTTTTCTTTCATTCGTCTTTTATAAGAAGTAAAAGATGAGTCCGACTTATGAACTATATAATTTCTAACTATGGCGATAGTATCCAAATATTCATCAAGACTGCCCTTTAAAATTGGAAATGGGTTAGCGTCAACGCCAACCATTCTTTTCGATATTTCTATTAATTCGTTATAGGATCGAAAATCAAAATACTTTCCACCTTTTCTGATCAGCGCGAAAGCCAAACCAACAGGTATTTTTTTAATCCCTCTCACATTATTTTCGAGCAAAAAATGATCAGGGGAATGATTAATCACTGAGACCAATCTTTTCTCCGCAAATCGTTCCCAGATAGATTGCAAATTCACTAAGATCATGCAAACTACCCATCTATTGTCCTCAACGGTAAGTGACTGGAGTTCATTGAACTTTTTGTAGCGAGCGACTACTTCAGATAGTTCAACCTCTGTCTTTCTTCGCAAATTGTTCACATCGGCTTTTTTAGGCACATTTGTCTCCCGAATAGAATGAACTGAAGGTACTACCAAAACTCTTGATGACTAAACACCGTTATAGAATAAATTCATTATCATTTCGCCTAACGACCAAGGCTTGACGACGTTTCGCGAGTGCGTAA comes from Leptospira semungkisensis and encodes:
- a CDS encoding nucleotidyltransferase domain-containing protein, translating into MQKINQFIDKVKEFALKREEVQGVGVGGSYLSKDLDEYSDIDFVIVLRDGIRYERQQMVDFASNFGQLLSAFTGEHVGESRLLICLYEAPFLHVDFKFVQLTEMKDRVEDPFFVYKNSAELSQILETTKAKWPNPDFQWIEDRFWVWVHYATAKLGRGEYFEAIDFLSFIRSIVLGPMLHLKNKSLPRGVRKLEFILDASDLEKLKSTVPKYDFISIKESIMNVAKLYRELREDLSEFKVREFSKAENFAIEYLSKIAN
- a CDS encoding YdeI/OmpD-associated family protein gives rise to the protein MTENTEPLIQSFTSAKQWNKWLTVNYAIASKGIWLRIFKKDFGEATITYDEALDEALCFGWIDGQKKTYDEKSWLQKFTPRRSKSLWSKRNRTRVAQLIKEKRMQPSGLKEIDAAKKDGRWDKAYDSPSQMKIPADFLAILKKDKEAYDFFKTLNKTNTYAIAWRLETAKKPETREKRMQLLLDMMKKRQKLH
- a CDS encoding HNH endonuclease, with amino-acid sequence MNALWIAYNITDGYLKNPRCYYCGILFEKSDYFNGTVHLDHFDPISKTGKHLAGNVVPACRDCNLLKSNLLDIELLQISKNPETFFTNKYLSSSDSKKEKLMDFSALFFQRIGGIDGYREKYNISINEIRSHQDKMKDNYRAKWYRN